The following is a genomic window from Dryobates pubescens isolate bDryPub1 chromosome 5, bDryPub1.pri, whole genome shotgun sequence.
ccacccttcagctattgattAGCATTGagtagatcccctctcaggctgcccttctccaggctaaacagccccaggtctctcagccttttctcctcacagagatgcttccagTCCCTTCTGCATCTTTGAAGCCTCTGCTTgactccagtagttccctgtctctcttgaactcaGGAGCCAGAACTGCACTCAGTCCTCTGTGGCTTCACTGAGTAGAGGGCAGAAGaaccttcctcaacctgctggcaagACTCTTCTGAATACAGCGCAGAACTGTCAGACTGTCAAACAGCTGGATTTCCAACAGGACCCAGAAATAAACCCACATCAAGTTTTGTAGACTATCTAACAGATGTAGGATCTTCAAGAGGAGGGATGTAACCACCACGTCTGCACCGCAGCGTGAGCCTGAAGCCATGCACGTGGTCCAAGCCCCATGGGATTCTCACCGCATTTCCTCTCGGGATCCATTTAGCTCTCTCAGCTTCAGGCTGGAAGCACTGCCTTCCTCATTTAGTAAAGTCACTTCATTTTTCAGAAGGGCATTTTCTTCTCTGAGCTTCTCAGCTTCACATCTGTGGCAGAGACAGGAGACCTGTGAaaactggttttgtttgctgtctAGGACCACAGTGAGAAAAATTACTCCTAGCTTGAGCTGTGAGTAATTCAAGTTTTCTAGTATTCCAAACCCAAGCTATGACTGACTTTTGTTATATATGAACATTATATGGATTTTACAGTTTATCATCAGGGTACTCCCCAGATCCCTGACAAAGGGGCTTTTTGTGCATCTTTTTGTACAGCTAAAGTTGATTAAAATCTAAGATATCTAGTAAGGTTTCACACTGATATTGTACTCCACCTGTCAATCCTGAAGTTACAAACACCATAACTTTAAACAATTTACCACCCCAAtatgcaggctgctggaggagtgACTCATTTGTTTCTTGAGCCCAGTATGataggaacagcagcactggaAAGTGCCTTCCCTGTCCTGAGGCAACCATAAAGAAGTATCTTTGCCACGGTGTAATACTTGCAAGAACCATTTCCCACAGGAATTTGGTGCTGAACAATAATTAAGCCACTTGTAGCCACTTTATGGCCTCCAAAACAATCCTTGCTGAAGTCACAGAAACACCGTATGGTgggagctggaaaggacctctgaagatcatccagtccaaccctctgctaaagcagggtcacccacagcagcttgcccgaGATcaaaatgtccaggtgggtttggaatgtctccagagcaggagactccacaacctctctgggcagcctgttccagggctccagcaccctcacaaagaaatttctcctcttgttcagatggaacctcctgggtttcagtttgttCCCActgcccttgtgctgtcattgggcacaactgaaaagagtctggccccatcctcttgcctccaccctttagctcctGATCAGCACTGAAGATTCCTGCTcaagctgctcttttccaggctaaacaaccccaggtctctcagcttttcctccttacaaagatgcttcagtcccctcagcatggTTGTAGCCTCCGCTGGACTGTTTGCAGTAGCTCCCTATATCTCttgaactggacccagcactgcagatttGGCCTCacaaagcagaggggcaggagaacctcctttgacctgctgaccaGAGTCTTCTTCAGGCACCCCAGGAGGCCAGTGGCTTTCCTAGTttccagagcacactgctggctcagggtgattttgtccaccagcactcccaggttcttcgccatggagctgctttccagcaggtcatccacacacctgtactggtgcagggtttattcctccccaggtgcaggacttgacacttgcccttgttgaacttcaagaGGTTGCCCTtcacccaactctccagcctggccaggtcccactgaatggcagcacagcctgatagGGTGTCAGCCCCTCTTCCAGGTTGAAATACAGCAGTTAAAAACAGGTAGGAAAACCCTGTTCTATTCTGTGTGTGATCATGGTATGTATCAGATCACACATCTGATTGGTTCCCAACACTAAGTTCTCCTGTTGGGATAGAAGGTTACCCTAATGTTCTAATATTAACTTAAATATTGAGAAAAATAGAAGCACTTTGAGCATTCCAAGCAACATTCAGAACTAGAAGGGAGTGAACAGAATGAAGAAGTGATATTAGTAGAAGCTAAAAGCATTCTGGAAGCGTTACCATAGTATTTTGGAGATAAAAATAGACGACTTTCTGCTGTACCATCAACTAGACACTGTGATGGTGCCTGCATCCACAGACAGAAGAGCTGGCAGATTGCTCCTGGTTTACCATTGGTGTTAGGTCATGGGTAAGAGGGGAGTAAGTCACACACATTCATTCCAACCATCGTTATCCATGAATAATCAGCCTGCTAGAGTCCAAGACGCTGATTGCTACTGAGTTAAACTACAGGGATTAATGCAGGAACCgcagggtgggcagcaagcCATGAGTGGGACACACTAGGTTAGTGTCTAAGCAGCACGTGGGATTACTGTGGGACCAGCACATTGCCCACAAAGGTTTGCAAGTGTACattacctcaggaggtccactttttgctgcagctcagtgcatGTGCTTTGCAAGCTGTGGGTCACTGTGttgttctcctccctctctccgtGGAAGTGTACCTCGTTTGGGTtaaccagagcagcagctttctccttCAGCTTTCTGCTGGGTTCTTGCagctccctcctttctttcgtGGTGCTGTCGCTATGGGCACGCCTTTCTTGGCCATCTGTAAACATGGTGGCACGTTCTTCAAGCTTCCCAAGCTGGCATCTTGGTCTTATCTCATCACTGTATGCATCTAcattcccttcagcatcttgttCTTGCACATCTTCCAATTCTTCAGCTTTTTGGAGGAGCTGTGCATTTTCTTCTGTGAGCTTCATACTTCCTAGTTTGCAATGAAGGCTTCTCAGCTTATGCAGGTTGTCTTCCagcactttatttttttcaactAACTTGATCATTTCAGATTTCAGATCCTCATTTTCCACCTGAAGTTCTTCTTGTAGTGACAAAAGTTTAGCCTGTGCCATTGATCTTTCTTCTAACTCTTCCACCCTCTCCCAAAGCTGAGCGATTACATTTTTCAGGTCACCATTTGCTGACCCAGGAGCATGATCAAGCTGGAGAGAAGCTTCACTCACTTCTTCAGCCTCCTCAAGCTCAACCTGCAGCCTGGAAGCATCAGGAACAAACTCTCTATTTTTAGGagctattctgtgatttagcAGATGAACCTTCTGCTGTTTAACATCCTCCTCATGCAGCATTTTTGCTCCGGGAACTCTCTCAAGGGTTTGCTCAGGATCTCCACCTGCTCCTGCTTTAACACATGATTTCTCCAAATCTGACTCCATCTCAGACATTTCTTCCAGGTCTGTAGTGTCAGCCTCCAAAAGCAGAAGGACATTGGACTCTGTTTGCTTGTCAGCATCCCTGCAGTCACCGGGCAACCCTTCAAAAATGGGATCTATGTCATCTGGCAGCTGAGATGGTTCTGAGCTGGAGTCGGAGCAGCCAGGACTGTGAGGTCGCATGGGCTCCCGCTCCACAGCTGCcaacctgtgctgcagcctgatgATCTCAGCAGCCATCCTGACATTTTCCTTCACAGCTTGCTCGTGCACTTTCTGCAGATTTAGGAGGACATCAGCGTCATCTCCCAGAGGGACCACACCGGAGAAAGAAGCAAttttgctctttgctttggCATACTCGCTTTCCAGGACCCTATAATGATTTTGTAGCATGGAAAAACTATGGGTCTCCCACTGCAGTTTCTGGATTTTCCCCTGGAGATTTGAGATCTCCAAGCTCATCTTTGCCTTTTCTGTTTCTGCCCTTGCACAAATGTCTTTGTTTAAGCTCTTCAAAGCCAGAAGTTTGGAATTGAGATCTTCTTTCTCTTGCTTATATTCACTATCAAGCCTTTCCAGTTTTTGCCTAACCAGTTTCCCATTTTCCTCCACCACAGAGAGATGCTCCTCTTTGTTCTTTAGCTCTTTCTCATGGTCATTTTGGAGTTGTGTTATTTTATCATTCAGTTGTTTCTCttgcttctcagcagcattcctCAGGTCTTGCAGCTCCTTCTGAAGCTGCGCTCTCTCGCACACAAGCTTGTTCACTTCTTCCTTGAAGTTCTTCTCCAGGAGATCTTTCTCCTGGGTCAGGGCAGAAGAAACAGCCTTTTCATTTGCCAgcctttccttcagctgctcatgGGCTTCAGCAACCTCCTGAGCAATTTCATCTTTTTCAAACTCCCACTGagatttctcttctctctgctgttcaGCAAGTTCGTGCAGCTCTCGCTGGTGGCGTCCTTCCAGGTTTTGGATCGTTTCTTCGTACTTATTCACAAGTGTTTGTGTCTCAACAGAAAACTGAGTTTCTACATGAGATGTTCTTCTGTTATAGTcactttccatttttttcctaaacatGGTTAACATAATATATTACTAAATTCTGGGCTGGCTCAAAGAGATTCAAATGCCTTTTTAGGTTGAATAAAACAAGCTGGAAAATgacattaatttttttcccccccactgaGTTTTAGATGATTTTACAGGTGTTTCTGAGAGCCACAAGTTAAATTTCAGGTAGTTAGGTGAAACTTCTAAAATAAAGATTCAATTGCCTTGGAAAAACATAACTCATGAAACATCCTCAGACAAGGTTTCATATCCTATAGATGGCCCTTCTGTTCTCCTGATCTGATTTGTGGGGGCAGATGTTCTTACCTCTGTCTCTCCCTGCTACCCCAGGATGGTTTCACACAAATCAAAAGAATGGTGGgtgttggaagaggcctctggagATAACTAATCCACCCCCCTGCTACAGTAGGGTcactcacagcaggttgccaAGGATCACgttgttcaggtgggtttggaatctcttcagagaaggagattctacAGCCTCttagggcagcctgctccaggactccagcaccctcacagcaaagtttttccttatgttcaggtggaacctcctgggttccagtttgtgcctgttaccccttgtcctgtcactgggcaccactgacaagagtgttctcagcctttcctcctcacagagatgttccagggcCCTCTGTATCTTTGTAGCCTTTGCTGCACTGCCTACAGTAGCTCCCTGTGAACCCCAacttgaactggggaggccagaaTAGCATCCAGTCcttcagctgtggcctcaccaaggcagaacagaaggggaggagaccctcccttgacctgctggccactctcttAATACACCCAGTTTCAGTTTCTTTTGACAGTCAATCCTAGTCAAAAGCATTTAGCAGCCACCTTTTCACTACTTCAGAGAACTCTGAAAACCCAAATTGtttgaaaacacaaagcagGGATTTGTACAGCACAGGGATCCTGAAGAGAGCTCAAAGTTAATGACAGCTGGTTATGCTTTAACACTCTGGTTGCCTCTGGGTGAgttaaaaaaatcaatataaATATCTGCTTGAGAAAGGTCAGAAAACAACACCCCTGGGTAGCAGCTCAGTGTTCTGGAATCAAACAGGTAACAGCACTGAATCCAGAGCCAGGAATCAGTTCTGCACTTAGCTTCGTTTGGGTCACCAAGTCACACCCATCCCAGCAGTAACACTCACCTTTCCTCCTCCAGGTCCTGCTTGtgcttcctcagcagctcttgctgaagCTCTTCCTTCTCCAGGGCATGCACCTCTGCCATCCTTTTCAGCTGCTCGTGAAAGCCACGCTCcagctctcccttctcttcctgcagTGTCTGCACTAAAACTCTCATTTTTTCTTCTGCCCAAACACTGTTTTGGATCAATTCTTCCCGTTCTTGACTAAACTTCTCGTttacctgctccagcctggctctaACATCTTCTTCATGCTCCTGCCTCAATAATTCTTGCAGATTGGCTTTTTCCTCATCAAAATGCATTTGTAATTTGTTTTTCTCATCATTGTATTTACAGTCAAGTTGTTCTTGCTGTTCTTtgagcactgctgcctctgcttgcagctctgcaatttgatttttaaggccagttaTTTGCTCTTCCATGACATGGATCTCCTCAGtgtacttcttcctcatgtcctcctGTTCCTTTTCACAGTGTGTTTTTGTCTCATCTAGCTGCTTTTCATAATGGCCCACCTACAGAAAGGAGAACAGATGgaattggtttatttttcatagATTTCCAGAgtaatttgggttggaagagtctGTCAAGGgcatctagtttcaacctccCCGtcactggcagggacacctcttgctagaccaggttgctcaaggcctcatccaacctgaccttgaacacctccagggaaggacatCCAGAACCTACCTGGgaaacctcttccagtattCTCATCACCttccctgtaaagaatttcttcctaatatccaatttaaatctctcctcttccagcttcaacccattcccccctcatcctatcaccacaagcccttgtaaaaagtccagctcttctgtagcccccttcaggtactggcaggctacTATAAGGTTTCCCTGAAAGCTGTACCTGTATGAGGAACCTGGAAAAGCTGTGATGGCTTGTTTTAAGTTAAAATAGCTTACCGTGTCTTCAAGCTCCTGTTTGAGGTGGTGTAGATCTCTGTCATGCTGCTCCTTCATTTGTTCAATTGCCATTTCTGCCTCAATGCTCATGTTTAGTGGGTTGCAGTCTTCTGAACCAAGCCCTTTAAAAACAGTAATGATACACATGTTCTTGAAGCCCAAAGAGATACATCCTCAACAACATCATTTCTTCAGTTTAAATACACTAAGGCAGCTGGGTGCAGTGCTCAAATTCCtatcacacacagagagaagaaaCTACAGACATTAAATTCCACTTTTCCATGTAGTCCACCAGCTGTAGTCCATTCAACGTCAAActacaaaaatcacagaacagtttgggttggaagggatcttagaggTCATCCAGTGGTGTTTGAGTTTCACTCACTGTGAAGGTTTGGGCAAGATTTTACCCTAGTTGCCTCCAAGATGCTACGGTAACTACCTAAAGCACAGAAGCTGGTCATGTAGGAGATGTGCTTTACCTTGGTCAGGCTCAATACCACTATTGCCATGGCTTTTCACATCAATGTCAAACTCTTCTGACAGTGAATTTTTCAGTGAAGGCCTCAGCACTTTGCCTTGGGCACGGTACTCCTCCAGTTCTGAGTGCAGCTCATCTATCTGGTCTTGCAGCTCctgaaaggggagggaaaaaagtagTTTCAGTGAAAGCAACCAAGGCAGCCAAGCATCAGTACATCCACACACTCCCATGATGAGACATCTAGGGGGCAATTACAATAATCCTGTCATCAAGCCACAGTTTGCTATCCTCTTATCAGCCCTTCTCCAGGTTCAAAGCTGTGCAAGTAATTTGAAGAGCAGAACCTTCTTCACCCTGTATATATTCAGCCTCTAAAGTACATCACGCTCCAAGACTTTCCATTAAAAAAGGTTGTAGGGAGAAGGAATAAACAGCAGCTTAGGAACATTTTGCAATAGTCAATAAATAATTCCTCAAAcacatacaatcacagaattgttttggttggaagagacctttgggatcatcaaatccaactcaACACTGCCAgatcatcactaaaccatgttcctcaccactgcatctacacagctttgaaatccctccagggatagggactccaccacatccctgggcagcctattcatCTAATTGCAGAATCAGATGAGAAGCAAAAGATCAAATGTGGAAAGAGATGGCCTCATTACTGCATTCACCATCTGTTACTTCTGCCCACCTGCCAGTGGAGTGTGCCATGTGTTTGTGCCAAACGCTGCATGCTCAGCTCACTGAGCACCATCTAGTGAGGAACACGAGGCCCTCAATGTGTAAACACACAATTGTGCAGATTTTGATGGTTCAGCAAGTAAACCTTGAGTACTGAATCATATCTGTTGGTATTCAAAAACCAGAAAATAAATTGGATATGCAAGCAACTTCATATCAAGAAGTATCAATGCAGCAACTATTTCTAGAAGATCTTTGCTTTTAATAAGCAACTTTGTATGAAAGCTACTGTGCTATTTCAGATTAGAAtcaagaatggtttgggttgcaaaggacctttcaaagtcatctagtccaaccccctgcagtcagcagggacatctgcaactagagcaggttgctcagagccccaaacaacctgacctggaatggttccaggaatggggcacctcccacctctctgggcaacctggggtAGTATCTCACCACCTCCAACATCAAAATCTTCTTCCTTAAATGTAGACTAAATctccttcttttagtttaacCCCATCACCCCTTATCATGTCACAGaagaccctgctaaaaagtctgtttcCATCTTTCTTAGAAGCCCctgtaagtactgaaaggccatgaggtctccctggagccttcagttctccaggctgaacaactccaactctccaAAGCCTCCCCTTACAGCAGAGGCATCCCACCCTCAGATCATTGTGGCCTcgtctggacctgctccaacagcctTTTGCCAAGGTAGCTCACTACTGAATGAAAGCTATCATAAGCCAAGTGCTGGTAACCACAATAGGTATCAGCTGATAGATTTGTACACAGACAACCTGCAGACCCACCTTAAAGAAAGTTCAGCCATACAAGACTGAGGAAGAcgacaacaaaagaaaactggAAATGTAAAGCTTAAGAAAATACTACTGCTCTGGAAACCAGCAAAACGCAGACACAGCTTATTTATGCTGTTGGTTCCTGCATTTCAAATCAGAATTTAACACAGAATTCAAATGAAGACAGAGTTTTTTTCAGAAATAAACTAAATGCTAACAAATGGACAGGGAGATGAGCTTGATATATAGCTGGGAAACCAAGGAGGCTCCATAGACTCCATCCCAGCCCACCCCTGGGGCACCTTCATTTCTTCTCTTggccaactccctctgcagcaagAGCTTTCCACCCTTCAGGAGCTTAAATTAACATTAAAAAAGACATTATAAAGGAAAAGGCCCCAACCCAGCAGCATTATATTGCTGCTGTGGGCTTCTGTTTGCAGTAAGGATGTTCTCAGTGAACGTGGACAGATGGGCGCTGGgtctccagcccctgggctccacttactctgcactgctgctcgtACTCGCTTCTCATctgtgccagcctctcctcctgcaggaaAAACTCTGCACTGCTGGGATCCAGGTCACCAAACTGAAACAACATCAATGGGATCCAGTTACTCTTCCACCCAATGGTCCTGCTCATCCCGGTCCTGCAGCTTGGGCCCTCACCCCTCTGTCTTTTTAACGTCAAATACAGAAATTCTGCTGGAAGAAGACAAATGCCAGCTGCTAACTCACCAGAGTTCTTACACTGACTTTGACTGCAGACCACAGCCTGCTACCTTAGCATGCATATATCTCAGACAAATAACTCCAGCTTGCTGGGGGAGAGTCCCAGtgtatcatagaaccacagactggtttgagttagaagggacatttaaaggtcagcaaggacatctgcaactagagcaggttgctcagagccccaagcaacctgacctggaatgtttccaggaatggggcatctaccacctctctgagcaacctgggccagtgtctcaccaccctcggtgtgaaaaatgtcttccttctctcccatctgaatctccctcttttagttccaaCCATCACCctgtgtcctgtcacaacaggccctgtctaaagtctgtccccagctttctggtcaGCCCCTTTAAGCACCCAAAGGCCACAAGAATttctccccggagccttctctttctcaggctgaacaactctctcagcttggccACAGAAGACAGGTTCCAGCCCTTCCTTGTGGTCTCCTCTGTCCCtgttccaacaggtccatgtctctcctgtgctgaggactcccaGCACTGCCGGTAGGATTTCAGAGTGGAAgagaggggcagaattccctctCTTGAcatgctgcccctcagcagatGAGGCCATCTGAGCCTTTGCATACAGATGCACACTCAGatgaactgctgctgcagaagctgatATTCTGATGAGTTTATTGTAATACAACCAAGGTGACCTCAGTTTTCACCTAAGCTCAGCAGAGATGCCATCTAACACCTCGCCTATGTATCATCTTTCCTAGGAAGGACCTGCACATTTGGTCTATCCAAAACTATGTGCTGGGGAAAAATACCCCTGCAGAGATGTGGGATGATTGCTTCATACTCAGGATCCCTACTCTTAATCAGTATACAACTAAGATGGAGTATTTTTAACTTCCTTAGCTACAGGTCAGTCAGGTGGTCCATGTCAACCACTTGGTTACATCTGGACAAGGATCTCAAAAGCTTCTAGTTATTAGTTAAATTGGCAGCTTGAGTGTAGCAACTGAAAATCAGTTTAATTCTGGACACAtgctggaaagagaaggaattaCCTTCTCAGCCAGGACATTCTCCAAGTTCCTCTGCAGTTTGCTTGCCAAAGTTTCATACtcagccagcttctcccccgTTTCCAGTAGCTCGTTTTCCAGGCGGCTGTTTTCCTGGAACAGATGAAAACCCCCACCACTGCCTCAGCATTTGGAGATGGAAAAACATTAGTACATGGTAAGTCATTAGAAAAACAAATCATCTGCCAGTTGAGTCAAAGCATGACCACAGAAGCACAATGCTCTTCGTGCTTCAAGAGAAGATAGGAATTGTGAATCCATGGCCAGCTCACAATCCCTGTGCTCCTTTtgcctttcaggtggttgtttcagaagctgtgttttacagttggctcatgttcacagGACACCCAGCCCCTTCAAAAGCTGTTTGCATGGCCATCTGCAGGGGTGTATTAGCTCTCTCTGAACATCAGCACTTTTGATGTTGTTCTTAAGACAACACCATTActattttttggggttttgggagGCTTGGCGAAAGTTTAATGTTATGGTAAGGCATTGGGTCAGACAAAAAGAGAACTTGTGCTTTAACTTTCtaaaaacataaaaaataatCTAGGAAAAGGATGTGAATCTGTTTGGTCACAcactggtaggggttggaagggacctctggagatcatttagtctAACTCCTTTGCTAAAGctgggtcacccagagcaggttgcccaggattgcaatgtccatttgggtttggaatctctccagagaaggtggCTGTCAAGATGTACTGCCTCCTGGCTGGACACCCAACCAACCAGCAAGGCTGACAGCCCATCTGATagctgtacacacacacactctgcaCTTGATGGCAGCAGAGATTTGAACTGGATGAATTTGAACTTATGAATCCAagttaaaaatcacagaatgatgggagttggaagggacctctagagatcatccagtccaaaccccctcccctaaatcagggtcacccagaacagattgcccagcatcacaatgtctAAATGGGTtaggaatctctccagggaacaccactccagctctctgggcagccatctccaggaccttcacagcaaaatttcctcctgttcagacagaacatcctgggttccagtttgtgcctaatgccctttgtcctgtcactggcctccactgaaaagaggctggccgCATCCTCTTGACCCTCATCCTTtaaacacaggatcacagaagcatttccattggaaaagacctctaagattgagtccaactgttgacctaacaccaccatgaccattaaaccacacGCTTCTCCAAAGAGTAACCTATCAAGATGACCCAAAGCCCCAATCTCACTCATCTACCTCTATATTGCTGTCAGAAACCCTTTCAGCTAACTCCACACTCACTGTATCACATCCTCTCAACAAGGGCTTGCTCTCTACTTCCAGGAGGCAACAATGTCCCAGGGGAACCcaccagctgcatttcagtccCTGTTACCTTCAGGGAAAGGGCCAGGCGGTCCCTCATGTAGTTCTCATCAGTTTTCAGCTTTTCTAtctcctgctccagttccagccGCTGTTTGTTAGCCTGCTGCAGGATTTGCTCCCGCTCTCTCCGGAGCTCATTCTTCAGAGCTGCAATCCGTTCCTTGTACTCCTCATCCAGCTTCCTACAAAGGCATCAGGAGGTAAGAAaagctcagaagcagcagcaggtgacaAATAGCAATGTGGTGGTCATCAGTAGGTGCAAAGCCACTACCTCCATGACCAAGTCCCTGCAATGCTATGGCAGTGATGCCAACGAGGAGGGGAGGGATGAACTGGGACACCATACCTGAGGTTGTACTCATTCCGGCGCTCAATCGCAGCATGGTGGTCATCCACTTCAGAAGCCATCAAGGACTTCAGCTTCTCAGCTTTTTCCAAGTCTGAACGtagcttctccttctctctggcCACTTGGTCAACCCTCTCTCTAGAGtaaacacatccagcctggattaGCTCACCTTTCCCATCTCCCCAAAGAA
Proteins encoded in this region:
- the NIN gene encoding ninein isoform X2, with the protein product MDEAEQDQYEARLKELFDSFDSTGTGSLGQEELTDLCHMLHLEEVAPALQQTLLQGNLLGRVHFDQFKEALILILSRTLSNEEHFQEPDSCPEAQPKYIKGSKRYGRRSLPEFQGSVEDFAEVTVIEPLGEEACPTHIAPADCQEHWKTQDSEEYEAEGQLRFWNPDDLNASPGTSLPTPDWIEEKLQEVCEHLGITRDGHLNRKKLVSICEQYGLQTAAGEVIEEVLHNLEQDGTMSIEDFFYGLFKNGKSLTSSASTPYRQLKRHLSMQSFDESGRRTTTPSAMPSTVGFCLFSSLDDGMGYSCVEGVLDCWHQEGIENSQEILKALDFSLDGKVNLTELTLALENELLITKNGVHQAALASFKTEIKHLLERVDQVAREKEKLRSDLEKAEKLKSLMASEVDDHHAAIERRNEYNLRKLDEEYKERIAALKNELRREREQILQQANKQRLELEQEIEKLKTDENYMRDRLALSLKENSRLENELLETGEKLAEYETLASKLQRNLENVLAEKFGDLDPSSAEFFLQEERLAQMRSEYEQQCRELQDQIDELHSELEEYRAQGKVLRPSLKNSLSEEFDIDVKSHGNSGIEPDQGLGSEDCNPLNMSIEAEMAIEQMKEQHDRDLHHLKQELEDTVGHYEKQLDETKTHCEKEQEDMRKKYTEEIHVMEEQITGLKNQIAELQAEAAVLKEQQEQLDCKYNDEKNKLQMHFDEEKANLQELLRQEHEEDVRARLEQVNEKFSQEREELIQNSVWAEEKMRVLVQTLQEEKGELERGFHEQLKRMAEVHALEKEELQQELLRKHKQDLEEERKKMESDYNRRTSHVETQFSVETQTLVNKYEETIQNLEGRHQRELHELAEQQREEKSQWEFEKDEIAQEVAEAHEQLKERLANEKAVSSALTQEKDLLEKNFKEEVNKLVCERAQLQKELQDLRNAAEKQEKQLNDKITQLQNDHEKELKNKEEHLSVVEENGKLVRQKLERLDSEYKQEKEDLNSKLLALKSLNKDICARAETEKAKMSLEISNLQGKIQKLQWETHSFSMLQNHYRVLESEYAKAKSKIASFSGVVPLGDDADVLLNLQKVHEQAVKENVRMAAEIIRLQHRLAAVEREPMRPHSPGCSDSSSEPSQLPDDIDPIFEGLPGDCRDADKQTESNVLLLLEADTTDLEEMSEMESDLEKSCVKAGAGGDPEQTLERVPGAKMLHEEDVKQQKVHLLNHRIAPKNREFVPDASRLQVELEEAEEVSEASLQLDHAPGSANGDLKNVIAQLWERVEELEERSMAQAKLLSLQEELQVENEDLKSEMIKLVEKNKVLEDNLHKLRSLHCKLGSMKLTEENAQLLQKAEELEDVQEQDAEGNVDAYSDEIRPRCQLGKLEERATMFTDGQERRAHSDSTTKERRELQEPSRKLKEKAAALVNPNEVHFHGEREENNTVTHSLQSTCTELQQKVDLLRCEAEKLREENALLKNEVTLLNEEGSASSLKLRELNGSREEMRQKIEAVRKEKVAVQKMVDNLKKQVADLKTRNQQLDSENTELSQRNSKNQADVQDLNQQLARVLKQKEREAGKCTLEEWEKERLVLKEELENSKVKSSNLVSSLEMELSKMKVQAHILEQENHILKQELENTKQLPTCPDLSDLQNEVSSLITKNENLQKEKEDLSEELNRCIDKVAKISCLENTIGSLKQEQKCWEQQSQILKTQLTVSQEKVQSLDETLQNTNLQVSCLKSDLQVTQQEKEALKQEVMSLHKQLQNANEKNRVLEQAVPSSGLQDQQRQLHWEELVQLMKQEQQLLSQENERLQKEVQSTKSELVHSREKIRQLESTILSLKHQKHQSQSGIVKAIEQEKLSLKRECEQLQKELSSANRKISQMNSLERELETSSENEGLRKKQVKLDDQLMEMLHSGTSAMLSQSPHSRELQQQGCAMVPKEQFLQLQHQLLQAERSRQRLQEELESRPSETNMQQALLPEQRAVHADSYRRIGHL